DNA sequence from the Falco biarmicus isolate bFalBia1 chromosome 5, bFalBia1.pri, whole genome shotgun sequence genome:
CGCCGCAGCCTCATCACCAGCGATACCGAGCGGCTGGGGTCCCCCGTTCTAGGGCAAGGCCACCCAGTAAGCAGAGCGCACGCAAGATCGTGGCTTTGTGGGGTGCTTCTTTTGGGAAGAAAACCTGATGATGCCACCAGGCATTTTTAATACAGTCTCATTTATTTGTAAACAAcattaaaggtcttttttttcctttgaactataaagaaacaagaaataatttatttgcttaCGGTTTGATGGTTCCTCATATGAATTAAAGACAATGCAGTTGCATGAGACAAGGCTGTGACAGCTGCCGCTCCCCACCATGAGGAGGTTCAGGCcaccacatttttatttttgctttggacATTGCCCAGGCCTGTGTCAGTCTGTGTACTGCAGACGGCCGAGACGCTGCAGAGCCTGCCAGTGTCACTCGCTGGCAGCTTGCACTGGCTGCGACGCAGAGCCACTGTGACAAGGACGGCGAGCGCGCTGGGGCTCTGACTCAGGTGCCCTCGGCTGTGGCCTCAGCAGGCAGGTGGCCCCTCCTGGGGCTGACAAGAAGCTTCCATGCACAGCTACAGAGAATCGGAGGAGCATGTGCCTTTCTGCACAAACGCTGGCCGTGAGGACAGTGAAGTACAGACAGTCACCTGCTTGGGTGGGTCTGTAGGGCAGCAgaacccccccctcccctgtgGGGCTGTGAagggcagcagtgcaggcagaggATGCCTCTGTGGGTGCATCCCACTGCTGGCCACTCTCACGGGTGACACATTGCTATTATCTCCCTCTTGCCCACCATGGCGGGCCGGGTGGGATGAGGACCTGGTGAACCACAGAAGTCATTCCTGGTGCCACGTTTGCCTTCAGCGCTTCAACCCCAAATGCCAGGTACCAGGCAGATGAAGGAGGCCCGCCAGCCTCCCCCCAGCTGCGCTCCCACGCAGTGCAGCGAGGATGTGGAGAACGTGCAACAGGGGAGTAGCAACAAGCAGCACAGACCATAGATCTGTATTGCTGTGAAACAGCAGCCTGGGTCACTCTGCAGGGATTTTAGGGTGGCTGGTGACTGCACAGatctcagcagtgctgctgtttgcaaTGTGCAGGTAGAACTGCCTCGGTGCAGCTTCTgtcctcccccctcccccaggcagcttctgGCTGCATCCCACAGTCCTTCAGAGGTCCTTTGGCAAGCTTGTCCTCTCTCGTggttccctctcctcccccaggAAGGTGCATCTCCTGTTTGAGAACTGGTGCCACTGAGAACACAACTGTCCTCACAGTGGTTCTATGTATCTGCCGAGACAGTGTTGTGGTATTGCATTGATTGATATTTTGTGCAAAAATTTTCTAGTGACATTAGAAGCTGCGTCTGTCTCTCCACTCTGGTTGTAAGAATGGTGAGACCAACTTCTGCAGTTCCAGGTGTGAAAAATCTCAGCTCTTTCACCTTCCCTCTAGGAGCATCCTGTATTGGGGTGGAGGGTTGGTTCTGCAGTCACGGAAGGTGAAATTAATCATAGCATGGTAGGCTGGAAAGCATCTTCGAAGACATCATCATTGATGGCAGTCTCATAAGCAGGTGGTGGAGTGAGTGGTGCCAGCGGCTCAAACCTCTCCTCAATGCCTTTCACTTCATGGATGTCGGAAACAAAGCGCTGCAGCCTTGggggcagcaccagctgcagctggagcctggAGCCTGCGCCTGCCTCGGGCTCTGATGCCACCGACACCCTGAGAGCCTCCACCGTCATCTCCTCTCGGGAGGACGATTCAATAACTGCGTTGTAAGGAGGAGGCTCGTTCAGCGGGGAGGGCACCGAGCCTGGGTTGGAGGCAATCGTCCATATTGCTGGAACTGATGTGGTCATCACCTCCTCATAGGTGGGCGCTTCGTAGGCAGCGTTCACCCTGGGCACCAAGAGGGGAAAGGCAGTTGCACTGgttattttattgctgttaatGCAGAGGCAGGTAGTCTGGGTAAGCTGCTGTCGGGACCGTGCCACGAacccagccagggctgtggcaggctgtcCCTCCCGCCTGGCGCTGCTGTGTGACCCCCAGCACTGAGCATCGCTCCCAGGGCCAGCATCCCGCACCGCCCAGCCCCGCGTCCTGGGCTTACCCCGCTGCCCCTCCTCTAGAATCTCCTGCCAGTTACAGTTTATTACTAAGAATTACTAACTGCTAATTACTTCTTGGAATAGTACAGGACCTTGCTTTTTTAATACGTTAGCTCAATGTTCATCTGTTTTTAAGGAGTGGAGaaaatttagtattttcatttagtttaaACAAGGACTAGTTAGTCTGTGTTAAAAAGAGTATCTGCAGAGCAAAAATGTTactttagaaacatttttctttgtaggtcatatttttaaacaaatagatACTGACTTTCTTCTAGCACACCCTCCAAGCTAGCAAAGCCCAATGTAGACTTCTTTTTATGTagtctttctaaaaataaacacattatgACATTTTTACCCTCCTACAAACCCTGTAGTTGAGAATGTCAGGTCATTTATAGATGTAGGTAATGATTACCTGGATTTTACAGACACGGAAGCAaagatacaaaattaaattcttcaaTTACAGCAGGCAAATCGGGGTTAAATTGGGTGATGCTGAGAACCTGCGAATGTACATGAAGCCAAAGAGATGTGGGAGCACTCAGAGCCTCTCAGAATCAGGGTTTATCAGTGGCAAGTCGGGCTTTTGAGACTGGAAACACACCCAGTTACAGGTCCCTTTTCAAAAGTTTGCCGAGGAACATGTGCTCTGGAGATAAGGTTTATAGAGCTAAACCCAGCTAAGATTCCGTATTGCTTCAgcgttttttctttttccttgtctgACTCATTGTTTGGCAAGGCTTGATTactcaaaggaaaataaaactgggCCCAGATCTGTTTAACCTTGGAAATAGTTAGTGGATCAGCTCATGGTGGGGAAGAAAATACGTCGGACAAGACACAGGACATGCACAGCATAGATGTTTGCAACCTCCACctgaagaatgaagaaaaacaacctaaaaagaacctttttcttctggaatgAAGTCTGTGTTTGGTGCCCTAGGGGAAAGGCAGCAAACCAATACGTAAAATGGCCATGGCTGAGGAGAGTTATAGCAAGAGGGGTAGCCGAGTTGCTCCTTACCCTGCTTGGCTTTGCCTATTTGGAGGCGTCTCATTCGCATCACGTCGGTGCTGATTGCTCAGGTAACACTCGACAAACACACTCAGCAAGTAGCCAATGAGGCACACGCCCCCTACCCCCAGGAAGAAATAGCCCACTGGGTTGATGTTAGATGAGATGGCCAGCATGGTGACCCCGATGAGAAGAGCAGCGGtgaacagaagcagcagggttTGGCGGATGTTCTTCCAGTGTGTCTCTAACCACATGGCAAgaaaggaggcagcaggcagctgacaACAGGTGAGCGGTTAAGGGGACAGACATCTGTGGAAGGCAGAATAGTTTTTGCAACATGAAGCATGAGTATCCAAACACAGCACAAGTATCGCAACCAAAATAAGAACATAGGCACTCTGGTCGACACCATCACGAGAACACGCAGCTATGGACATATGTCATAAGCCTGGGAAACCTGTGCATAAATGCATGCCAATATAAGCATACTAGAATTTCCTACACACATGCTCATTGATAATGGGAACACGTGGACACACAATTGCAAGacataaaatgcataaataGACCATCAGCACTTATTGCCAGGGTTATCTAAAAAAGTCTAGCTTCTTAATGGAACTCAGAGCAGTCTGTGGTGCAGGTCTGAGCTTACTACAAAAATGAGACACAGAACACTCCAAAGGTTAACTCTAGGACATTTGTACCTTGCATAATGAACATTCAGACACTAGGTCAGATCCCGGAAGAAAACCAGCCTTATTCACGGGGCCGTCTGCCCCAGTGGAACAAGTGTCTGGCTTCAGTGTAGCGCTGCAGCAATAACTTTACTTCAGGTGCTAGATATAGCTGGGGTATGTCTGGTTTTGCCAAACGTGGACATGCAGTTCAATATTAGCCTGTATCCTCAGTTCTTTTTCTGTGGATGTGCTTTCTTGCACCATCCTCAATCAGGAGAGCCCCTCCTGTCCGCCGTTCCAAACCCCATCTCTGTGAAAGagtgccccagctgctgcagcggTCAGTATGGAATGAGCACCAGGGTTCTGTGGTATGCAAGCATACTGTAATTAAGGGGTCATCTTGCAGGTGTTATACTAACCTACATAAATCCCACCATTTTGATGAAGACCcctttgaaggaaaaaagaatgacagTGGGCTTATTTTTTATGAATATGCATCTCCAAACAAACAATTTTATATAGTTCCACGTTAAACTTTGTGCTTTTGCACACTACATGCATTCGCTTGTTACAGCAAAAATAGATAGATGTATATATACAAatgccagaaaaagaaatacattcttttcCAGCATATACTTACCAGAGAGGGGTTTTGGTAGGTAGGAGCAGTCATGCTTTAACTTCTCTCTTCATCACAAGGAAAAATGTGCAAGCTCTTTTGCCCCCGCTTCTTCCCCTTCAGACCTGAGTATGGGACACCAGTAAaactctcccttcctccttttgaATTTTCTGGTAGGGAGGCAGCAAAGGTTTCTGTTGAAACTAAAAGCTGGAAACTAGTGAATGTGGGAAGATAGGAAACGATGGAAGATCCCGTGGTACAAATTCTGAGCGGAAAACTAGAACCTCGTTTTCCCAGGTTCTGAATCCAAAGCAATTTCTAGACGATCACACACCTTCTGCTCTGTTGCAGCTCTCCCAGGTCTGTCCCACAGAAGCAGGAAACTCATTCGGGAAGAGGGCGGAGTGAGCAGTGGGGGTGTGCTTACCTGTGTTGGAGCTGTTTGGTCCGCTTTGCTTTGGTGAGAGAAACTGCCCTGAAAATTATGTGTCCCCCCTGCACAGCAGAGGAATCCTGATCCCTGTCTCAGAAGGCCAGAAGGGCTGCTGGCCCAGCCCACGTCACACGGCCTCCAGATAAATCTTTTTATCAGTTCTGTAAAGCACAAATCTGTACGTTTTTCTATCCTGATTAGGGGCTGTTTGTCAGGTGTTGGGTTTTGCCCTTTTTGAttttacaaacaaaaggaaaaaaggaggcaaTGGGTTATTGTTTCACGGAGAGCTGAGTTAAAATCCTTTTTGCCCCCTGATGTATCTGGGAATGAGGGGTACTGATAAGCAAAAGAAGAGGTACTGAATTACTTTGTGAAGTCTGGTACCACCTGAACCTTTAGAGTGTATCtgaaaatagaatagaatagaatagaatagaatagaatagaatagaatagaatagaatagaatagaatagaacagaacagaatagaatagaatagaatagaatagaatagaatagaatagaatagaatagaatagaatagaatagaatagaatagaatagaatagagtaGAATAGAATAAACTATTTCATTTGGcagggacctacaacaatcatctagtccaactgcctgaccagttcagggctgaccaaaagttagatcatgttattaagggcactGTCCAAACACCTGTTAGACACTGACAGGCGTGGAGCATCAAGCAGCTCTCCAGAAAGCCTGTTCCAGGGTTTGACCAgctcttggtaaagaaatgcttccccATGTCCagtttaaacctcccctggcacagctttgaaccattcccacacatcctatcactggataccagggagaagagatcagtaATAGTAAACCAAGGGATGTGATTATTCTACTCTACTCAGCATTTGCTAGGACACACCTGGAATATTGCATACAGTTTTGGTCcccccagttcaagagagagaTTGAAACATTGGATATGGTCTGGTGAATTGCCACCAATATCATTTGAGGGTTGGAGAACTCTGAGAACGTAAGGAGCTGGGTTTGTacagcctagagaagagaaggcttgggCAGGTGCTGAGTGTCTGCTCACAGTTTTACCATGTCCGGTAGGTAGTTACGGAGAGGAGGGAGGTACTCTTCATGAGGGCACatggtgacaggacaagaggcaatagAAAGAGGGTAAGTGCCCCtggatttaagaaaaaaaaagtctttaatgtgaaaacagcaaaacGTTGCCATTACTTGCCCAGAAAATTGGAGGAATCACCTTGGCTGGAAATATTCAAGGTGCAGCTGAGTCTTAAGGCTCTGCTTTCAGTGGGaggttggaccaggtgatctCCACATCTAGCCCAGACTTGTCAATGTTCCTATGTTTCGAATATTTCTTCCCTTATAATTGCCTTTTTGACTGCTGACAGATACAGGACTGTCAGGTCTGGTTGTTACCCATTCTTCACTTTCAAGAGAACTCCTTTGAAGATGCCAAAATTAACTTCCATGTGAAGGGGAGCAAGTCAGGCTTCTGGTGCACGGTAGCATGTAATTTTGCAAGGCTGAAATTTAAATGGGAAAACCAATTTGTTTCCTACAGCTCTTTCAATTTTGGGATTGCCCAGTGTGGAGAACACCTTAACTGCTAAGGAAGACTGGACAAAACTGTTCCCGCAGCCTCTCTACCCAGAAAGCATACCTGAGCTGTGACGGGGTCCGGACGCCTCGGTGCTAACAACAGCTTCCTTCTAACTGGGGTTGCTGGTGGCCGTTAGCACTGTTCCTTAGAGAGAGATTTACATCCCGCAGGGTTGAGGAGGGAATTAAAATATACTACAAATGCTGGCTAAGTGTTCTGTTTACTAAGCTACTGTAATACAAGAGCATCATCGCTATAAGGATTCTAGCAGTGAATTTTCAGAGAATAGGGTTCTACTTTTTGAAGTAGCGAGCGAAAGTGTGGTTTGACAAGGCAGCTGAACAAACCTAATAGATAATAGCTGCAGAACATGGTAGTCCTTTCCCCTGCCTGCCGCTTCTTCATCTCCTCCTGTCCTCCTTGCAGTGATCCTACAGCTCAGCCGATCTCTTGCTGGGCCAGCTCAGCTGCCTCAGCCGGCgggaaaatatttatgtttttttagaGTGAATTTAGTGGGCTGAAGCTTGTCACCAACGGATCATCTAACCACTAGATTCCCATTTGAGGCAAGCAATGGGAATGCATAGCTAGAGTGCtggaggggaagaggggagCACAGGAATGACTGCCAGGGCTGCCGCAGGCATGGTTTGGTCAGCCCAGCCCCACCGGAGGGGAAGgagtttcttccttctttgaTGGAGCAAGCCCCACAGAAAAGAGTAGAATCTAAGAATCATCTTGTCCTCAGCAAATCCTGTTAATTACATCAGGGATTTCCAGTTCAGCCTGATGACTTTAGGCAACTCCCAGCTCTGGTACTTGCACTGAGTATCACAAAATTCCCCCAACAACCTGACTGTTGTTGAATGTCTGTTGTAAGTACCCACAGGAGGCACTTACCCTTCTGTAAGCTGTGTGGAGGGAGCTGAGGCACTTCACTCTTCTGCACGTTCTCTGGTGAGGAGTGGGCACATGGCTGCTTTGGGCTGGGCCTTTTTGCTAAGTTAGGAGAAAGTCAGgtgaaaaaattcttcattgtTTGGTGGAAAACTACCTCTGTGATGGGAAAGGCTGTATTTCATTTGTGGATGGATAGAAAGATACAGGTTCTGCTGTAAATTTGTGTAGTAGTTTTGATCAGtgcaccatttaaaaaaatatttatagacgTAGTTATGAAATATCAGAGTGAAAAAGGCTAAAAATGGTAGGTGTCTCTGCTGCATTAGTTGTTGCTTGTATTCAGTTTATTTTAGTTGAAGTTCAGAGTTTGGTAACTCCTATACATTTTACCCGTGGAGTTGCATGGATGACTGGGCTGAACctttaggaattatttttatgcatttacaAGAGCGGTAATTGCcatgcagctgtgaaagcatTGGTTGGATGCATTTATGAATGTGACACTGACTGCTTTGTGGATCTAAGGGGACTAATCGGGATGAACTGTGAACTAACCTTTGCAATATGATTGCTAGCAACACGGTGCTTCTATATGAGGCCTTTTGGCATTTCTGAAGGACTTCCGAAATCTTTACCTGTCTGCCCCATTCTGAGTCTCTTCATGGTCTGGTTCAGACTGTCATTGGTTaccggcggcggggggggggggggggggggggggggggggcggggtgtccataacaaagaaaaattggtCACGTAGCTGCATCAGGAGGTTTTTGGTTATAAGATTCAGAAAATGGGGCTCGGGCAGGGCCTGAGAGGTGTCACTATGCCGTGTTTGTGAAATGAGGGGAAGAAGTCAGGAAGAGTAGACGAGGACACTTCCACTGCCGTCCGACACTGTCTCCCTTTCATGTGCAGTAGGGGTGTTTTTACAAAAGCTTTCCATTCTCCCTTGTTCAGTCATGCTGTGGGGACTCGACTTCGTTTAACAGCAGTTTTCTTTAGTTGAGAGCACagatttccttctctttatGCTTCCTTTCTTGCAGTATCTCACTGCTGATCGTTGTTCTCCATCCAGTCCCTAGGAAGCATTTCACCTTTCCCCTGTTCCATCTCACTATCTactctccctcctgcccagacTGCTACTAATTAACTGCGTACCTGCAGTAAGCTCACTTATCAGCTCGTATGCAGAGAAGCTTGCTTTATTCCCAAGGGCTTGTGACATACATACCACAGCATGATTAATCTCCCTGTAATCACTAAGTACATTCTTTCCTATAACCTTGTCCTGAAGCAGTTCCTGAGAGCCTGAGCACGTACTGGGGACAAAGTGCTACCAAACCGCCTTCTCCTGTCTGGGTGGCCTCTCCTTTTGTCTCCCAGGTTCTGCCTAGTCACCTTTGTGAAATATgactgtgatttttctgttcaggAGCACGATGACGTATCTGCAGAGGTCATGGGGCAGCCATGAACTAGGGTTGATATGTTTCTGGTCAGTATAATGACTTgagcaggagaaagcaaaagccaaagGAAGTTATGTCTATGCTCGGGTGTTCAAAAACTTTGTGTAACTTTGAGAAACCCAGTTGTTCTTGACCTTCCATAGCTGAATGTTCATATATTTCTTGGAAGCTGGCAATCTCCTTTTGTCTCCCAGCTTATTCCAGTTCTTACAGGACAATGGTTGAAAGTTATAGTATGTGTAGTCACTGTATGGTGTTTTTTTGGCATCGTTGTCTTCTACCTGCCATGGCTCTTCTCTTTTGATCAGGGTTCAGATGTGGTTACAGAAGGACTTATACTGCAAGGAGAgtatctgctgctgctcctggctcctCAGGTGGCTCAGGGATACCTGAAAAGCATCGACCTACAGAGGCTCAGAGACACTTGTTATGTTGCACAGAACTGtggatttctcttttctgaaagtcGGGGCATCACATTTAAGGTGAGGAGTGTTTTCAGGGCTGTCTGCatgttgcgacggagggaagacacagtcactcaatatgagtgatcagcagacttcctttattgtctcttacagtcaccttttatgccttcttataattagctcatacatattacaaaagttaagctcattattggttagttgcctaaataccaagcccacccctagtttctcttctgtagttttctgttcccacctgcaacattcttttcccaccaaaatcttcctgttattgtgtaacaaggacagccaaagacagtgtattttgctttacttcagataagctgagagcgatgtgcatttttgtccagccagctggactatgtctatgtgacccttttcagctagccagttatccacatcTGCACACCTAAAGTTcctaagtatttaaaattaacaaagcaGCACCTCCTCTTCTGCCATGAGAAGGACAGAAAAGTAACAAGCATTTACCAAGGCTGTGATATATGACGTTTTTTATCTCCTATTACAGCCTTTTAAATTCACTTATGTcacatatttcactttttctctgcaaaaaagaaagtgaaggcTAGAAACTTCATCATCTTTTTGTTCTGAGGTCTCCTTAGGGCAGGGGCTTTAAAACTGTGAGGTTTCATTCACATCAGTAGAACTTTCTGCAGCTGGTTTAGTGTGATGACAGAGCCCGATCTGGTCTGTATTATTTACTTTGTGTTGGGGAACTTTGTATACTTGTGCAGAATCTCTGCACATGGCAGTGCTTCTGCTGGTGAAGGAGCAGACACTGTTGCGTACAGGTTGTAGACAGGTGGTGTGCACTCTTTTGGAGGAATTCACCCTGGTGACTGTAATGCTGCTAAATGGAATACTACAGTAACCCCTCTTTTGTGTTAATTTAGAGCTCCTAATGTGGATCAGACAGAGGAGGAGACAACTTGCCTGTGACTAAAGGTGAAGGAGAATGAGGGCAGTTAAGATCCTGTTCCTGGAATATGGTGAAAGAATCAAGTGGAATACCTAGCATGGGAAGAGCAAGCGAGCAGAAAGGAATAGTTTCAAGATGAAATTAAGGAATCGATTGAGAATAGTTAAAAGAACATGGGAAGAACATTTGCTGTCATTGTAGACTGTACTAGGTGTGTCtggaaataagagaaaataagaCCTGTATACTCTGATCTGTTTTACTATAGAACAGTGCgtttcttttctccaggtgTAGTTTCACCATTCCAAAATGGGCAGGGTTTCAGCCAAAGGATGTGAGATGCAGTGAGAAAAGTTGATGTGTAAATGCCACAGACATCCTGTTCTCAATCTTCCTCCCTGGTCCTAGGACATACTCTTGCTGCTTATGTTGCCAAACCTGTTATGCACTGGAGCCTTCCCTGACATGTTCTGAATTGCTAACAGGGCGTAAAACTAACcaagtaagaaggaaaaaagtgctATTTTATGTTGGGTTAGTAAACTAACAGGCATGCAAACCTGCTGGAAGCACCAGTATAGCCAcaagagaggagaaaggacCTCATGGCCTATTTCTGTGCTGAAGGATGGAGGATGCCCTTTTCCTTTCAACAGCTTTAGATGGTTCTGCTAGGGAAGCATACCTGAGATGCTGAGGAATCACCACCCAACATTAAAATATAGCATCTGTGAAACTCATTGTAATACTAAATAATTGTGGATTGAAAAGTAATAGGCatgagaggaggagaaagaggttGGAGTTGCTGTCGCAGAATGTAGCTTGGTGAGCAGGAATTTGGCTTGGTTCGCTGTTGCTGGTGGTACCCACGGTGCCTCTCCCTCAGGTACTCTTACTTTCCTACTGCATAACGCACTTTCTTCAAATTCTTTCAGTAAATAGTGGGGTGGGAGAACAGGGGAGATGTTGCCAGAAAAAGGGCTCACAGGTATTTTA
Encoded proteins:
- the TMEM139 gene encoding transmembrane protein 139 translates to MWLETHWKNIRQTLLLLFTAALLIGVTMLAISSNINPVGYFFLGVGGVCLIGYLLSVFVECYLSNQHRRDANETPPNRQSQAGVNAAYEAPTYEEVMTTSVPAIWTIASNPGSVPSPLNEPPPYNAVIESSSREEMTVEALRVSVASEPEAGAGSRLQLQLVLPPRLQRFVSDIHEVKGIEERFEPLAPLTPPPAYETAINDDVFEDAFQPTML